Genomic DNA from Larus michahellis chromosome 3, bLarMic1.1, whole genome shotgun sequence:
TTATAAACATAGACTTAGTGAATAAATCCTACTTACTCTGTTGAACGGCTCTCCATGCCTACATAAAACTATTTCAGTAATTAGAAAGCTACTATAATATTTCTCTATATTGTAGACTTTGAGTTGTTAGCTCTCTGCCGGCTTTCCTGAATTCCTCCATGGGCTTTCTACTTGACCCCATCCTTGACACGAAAGGGAAATGGGTTCAACTTGCATTTTGCGATGAGACAGGGCAGATATGGTAAGACAGGGTTCCCATAGAAAAGAGGAAGGGGTTGAGGGAGGAAATAGCGTGTCTCTCATTCCAATGTGCCTCTGAAGCCATCCTCTTCTCCGCCAGGATCAGAGAAACTAGACTGGCGAGGAGATATCCCTGCTGAAAAGGACCAAACCCCCTCCCTGAAGGATGGCAGAGTTATCACAATTCCTTTGTGGGCTTGCATTTCAAGAGAAGAGTAGAAGAGTACGCCTAAGGAGTGTTGGCATAAGGCATCTTATGGAGAGCTCACCTCTGCCTTTTTCTAGAAGATGTAGGCTTGTAGCTcctggggtttttcctcccctttctacataaaacacaaagcagtgGGGATCAGTTGTTTTATCTACTACTGAAATGCAGCCATCAGTGCAGAATAACATGAAAACAGTTTGAAAGGAAGCGTGGAACACTATATTCAACTGAAACTAATTACCTGATTAGGTTTTGGCCTGGCTGTGTGGGTTGACATCCAATGGTCTTGGCGACAATACCCGCGAGCAAAGCCAAGTCTAGTCTTGCTTCATTTAAAGACTCTGGACAAAACTTCTGGACTTGTGTGCTGAATGCTAAGCAGTGAGAAAATAGGCCACTGATTTAAAGTACCCATAGCTGCAATGGGTGTCGGTGGGCAGCTGGCACGGTTGCAGATGAATGAGCTTATTTGGGGTTTAGAAATACCGGTTTCCATTTAGCGGTGGTTCTGCTTCAATCTGGTGAAATTTAACTCTGCATCAGAACATCCTCTGTTCACAGCTATAGGATTAGCACTTTCCTGTCCTTCAGCACTTCAGAATTCTTCCTTTAGAAATTTAGTTGGTCTGACACTGAGATCTCGTAAACTTCGAAAAATCACCTAAAGGGATGTTAGCTCACCTAGTCTGAGTCTGTTACAGTAATTCCATCTCTTTATCTCCGTAGGGGTTAAATACGTTAGGTCTGCTTTGTTAGGTGAGAAGCATTTTTTACTGCTGCTGTTGTCTTCTCTTGCACCGTTGTCGCAAAGCACTTTTTTGATCTGTTGGTGTCTTTGTTTGGAAAATGGCACGTTTTCATGTTAGCAGTACCTGTGCAGCATCTCAAGTGTCTATAGTGGTTAGACACATCTATATTTACCAGCGTGATGgtcattttttttgtcttggcatCACtctaaagggaaaataaatcatTACTTGGAAGGATTTGAAGCTTTACTGGGAAGAGACGGCTGAGTCTTTCATCTATACGCTGTTATGAAAACACAGTCCATTAAGAACAAAGGTGAGCAGAGCACTTTTAGAAAGACTTGACGTGTCCTTGCCTCTGAACGGGAAGCTTCTGGGCTGCACACTCTTCTGGCACCCTAGAGAGGCTCTGTTCTCCCTTCCCAGGGAGAACGACGTGAAATGAAGTGTCAAATGAGTTGTGGCAGTTCACTGGTGAGCATTGACTTTATGAGGAAATTTAGTACGTCTACTCTGATATCCTGGAAGTGCATCGAGACACATTACTAAACTGAATTGGACAAGTGGTTGATGAAAATCCAAGAGCTGGTAAGAGATGCTCCACAGAACAAGAAATCCTAATAGACAaccataggaaaaaatatttttgccaactGGCTGACTATTTTAACTTAGCAACTGGCTTATGCTCTACCCTATTCCTTaacatctaaaataaatattgagtTCTCTCCTGTTTACAAACCTTCGTAAACCATTTGCCTAAGAGGCGTTGCAGTAATGAAGTCCTCAAAGTTGTGTTTAAGCATTTCCTCTTACTGCAAGAATAAATCCATCAAGTTTTCGGCCTCCCACAAAGAGAACAAATGCAAGACTGTAAGTGCCATAAAAGCCCCAAGAAACttcagaagcaatttaaaataataaaaatatgcttttggaCACCTCTCACTACTTCTACATGGAACAAGGCTGGGCAGGGACTCAGGGGCTGGAGAGGCAGATGGGAGTTCACCTTGAGTAACCTGGtgttcccttccccttctctcctgccaTCCCCAAATCAGCTGTCACAGTATTGGCAGGAGTGTCCTGAGCCTTCGTTAGCCAGGAGTTTGCCCAGCTGTTTGGCCCAGGATTTCACAGAGAAGGAGGAAACCTTTCTGGCTGAAGCTTCTGTAAAAATCAGTTTCAGTCATCAAAGGAGCAGTGTCCctatagggggaaaaaagagtagTTGGAGAGcttggggtgggggcagaggggggagcgACGTGAGTTTCCACAAGGCCTGGCCTCTTCGTGATAAATAATCACCCTACAGTAGAGCTGATCTCCTAGGAAAAGTGGTGGGATTACAAAGACGGTAAGATCtccactttttaaaagcaggcGTAAAGGTCAACTCCATTACAATTTTGTGGTTTGAAGCCGTGTCCCTCCTAACAGCTACTTGTGTTGCCGTTGCAGGATGATTTGGAAATTTGCCTTGTCCGTTTGTCTGATGGCAGCGCTGGTTCGAGTAACAGACACCAGGAAAAACCGTCCTGCAGGCGCCATTCCCTCCCCTTACAAAGACAGCAGCAGCAACCACTCGGAGCGGAGGCAGCAGCTGAATAAGGAGGTGCTGGCCTCCAGCCAGGAGGCCCTGGTGGTCACCGAAAGGAAGTACCTCAAGAGCGACTGGTGCAAGacgcagcccctgcggcagactgTCAGCGAGGAAGGCTGCATCAGCCGCACCATCATCAACCGCTTTTGCTATGGGCAGTGCAACTCCTTCTACATACCACGGCAcgtgaaaaaggaggaggagtcCTTCCAGTCCTGCGCCTTCTGCAAGCCGCACAAGGTCACCTCTTCGACCGTGCAGCTGGAGTGCCCTGAGCTGGACCCACCCTTCCGACTCAAGAAAATTCAGAAGGTCAAGCAGTGCCGGTGCATGTCTGTGAATCTCAACAACTCAGGCAAACTGTGAGAGCAGGCGTGTGGCGACTGCGTGGTGTTGCCCCCATCAGATTTACTGCTGCCTCTCCGCTCCCACTGAGCAGACTGTccattttgttggtttgtttcttcttttttttttttttttttttttgtgtgtttgtgtttcgTTTTCTTTCAGGAGGCATCTCTCCAGCAAGGAAAGGCTCCTTGTCGCTTGCCTACTGGAATAATGCTTTTTAATGGGCTGTTAGGCACTTCACCATAAAGTTTCATTGTATTTCCAATATCATCTGGCGGTTGAATCTTCTGGAGTGGAGCAGGCTCCCAGAAGTTGGGATTGATCATCTAAGTGACCAGTTGGCTGAATCCAGCATTAAATGTTTCCACTGTGTGGAGTAAAGCCCTCTGCCCTACACTCCAGTCCCTCCACAAGCCCAGAAGGCCTTCCCCGTGCTTTGGTCCGGAGCTTGCCGCCCCTGCCTTGGAAGCGCTGGGGTGCTGCCTAGGACTTGTGGGGGACGCAGATGAGGGAGAGTGATGAGGAGTAATGTGCGAAAAGCAAGTGAGACTCTCTGATGATGCTCACCTCCTTAAGACAACTTTTAATTGTGCAATGACGAAGGGTACCGGGCTTGTTGTCTGAAGGGCAGATGCGAAGCGCGGGGGCGAGGGCGAGGCGCTGGGTCAGCCACCGCCACCACGGAGCAGACTGAGGGTGGGATCTGATGCTGTTGTGGTCAGAGCATATTGAACACGTGGTCTCTGCAGCAGTGTTTATTTTGTAACCTAGCTATAGTAAACAGCTGTTTAAAGTATTATAGACCTAGCCGTGTATATTTTTCTTGCGGCAGAATATGCCAGAGATTAAAATGTGTTGAGTAAGAGACTGGGTTGCTAGGTCAGCTGCCTGGCTTACAATGGACATGGTTTAACTAGGCTTGCGGTAGGTTTTTGTGTGTTAGATATTTGTGTGTTTCTTActccaaaaaaaaaggacaacatcCATTTATGACCTTATATTTATGCCTGCTCAGaccgggggaggcgggagggcagtgggagaggagctGAGAACACTTAAGGGAGTGATGTTTCGCTTAAGGTATAAAAGCACTGTCGCACAACGGACAAAATTTGGCCATTGCTGGACTGAATACAAAAGCTGCTTCAGTGTCATCAGGTTTTGGGAGTGGTGTCTCTCCCATGATCGGAAACCATGGTAACGTGTTAAAGGACAAACCCATCAGTGGGTGCCGCTGGAATGGGTCGCAGCTGTAGGAGCAGGGAGAGAGTAAGTTGTAACTGCTACAGTACTGGTGGTCCACTCAATTTTTGAGTCCTACATAATCAGCATTGGTGAACACTAGCAGTTCATTTTAAATCATACTGTGTTGCTATTCAGTTGACGGAGTTTAGCATGTCCTGTATATCCCGTTTGTTCCAGTTCTGATCTGTATTAGTCCCAGCTGCATTAAAATCCTATGTCTCGAAACAAACCAGCCCCTTCCCCCAAACCAAAGCCCATGCGTGCTCAATTGTCTGAAGCttacaaattaaaaatgacaCGCCGACTCCCTGATGCATGTCTCACAGCTCGGCATCTGCGTCTAGTGGAACCAGCTTGCTGTGGGAGCCCTTTCCCGCCAGCCTCTTCACATGCAGCCACTCCAAGGGGTTAATGTGCTCCGCACTCGCGCCAGGCAGGGCTCTCCGGTGCCACGGGTCTCTATTATGTGAGACAGGCTGCTCTAAGAGGCTTTCAGGACTGAGCTCCACCAGAGCTCACCAAGCGGTTTACGGGGGTTGGCACGGGCAGGATGAGGTTGGTCAGGTCTGTTTAGCCCTATGACGCGAAGGGCCGCCCGTGGCTTTTCTGCCGTGGTGACTCCTCATGCAGGGATTGCTTCGGAGGAGGCTGCGGCTGCTGGGCTGCCAGCGTCGTGCCAGCCACCGAACGGGCACCATTCGGTCTGGGCTTGAGagtgttggggtgggggggcggggggaagtggCAATAGCTATAGTCTACCAAGACTCCAGGGATCTCAGTCTCCACTTGAAAGAAATGAACTGAAAGTCAGGCATTCTGGGCTAGGGAGAGAAAAGCACCCTAGTaacttcagttaagaaaaaatgTGCAAGAATCTTTATCTTTAAGCTATGCCCTGCCTGGGTTTTTCACCAGTTTGCAATATGAATATGCTGCAGCTTAAAGCTCCTTCTAGGAGCTGTGTTTATGTAAAAACTGAGTTGAGCTTGTAACGgttaaaactgtatttaattcttgttttataaatgaaaacaaaaatgaagaaatgctttaagtataatgtaattattttatagGTCTACTATTAAATTATAGATTAAATAATAAAGCTACTCTAGGGTTACATGGCATCCAGGTGTACGGGCTTTGCTTCAACACCTTGTGTCCAACTGCTCTCTGATCAGTGTATTCTCAGCTTCCTTTTGACTCTACCAGCTGCAGGTAAATCATGGCTCACCCTGGCAGCTTGGGAAAGCCTGGCTCCTTCTTCCCTTGTCCCCTGCTCCCGCGAAAGTACCTGCAAGgccagagggaaaaataaattgcactAATCCTAGATTCTGGAGTTGATTCTGCATGCACAAATTCTGGCTTTTTGGTTAACTGACAAGATGACAACCAAAGCTCCACCACTGGCTGAACTGCTGGCATCAGTTGTGGTAAAAGAAGTAAACATTACCCTGGCCTAAGTGGTTTGGCTTAAAATATAGCTAGATCCTTATGTAATAGGCACCAAACTActcgggggtggggtgggggagtaTATCTTAACGTATAGGTGAGCTTTAATGGTTGCTATCAGCTCTTGAAtgagtacactgtatgtttctcaAAAGTTAGGGTagcattttgttgttttctttttctttccaacccAGAGAAAAGATAGTTGCAAAACAATCTTAAAGAAAAACTTTAGTGAGGAAAGAGAGTTCTCACACTGAGGAATGAGCCTCCATGTAACCAGGAGACATGCCTGTCGTGAGTCCTGAAAGAAGCAGGAGCACCTCGAACACAACGAGCAAGGGAGGGCTACATCCCTTACGGCACTATAGCTGACACCTGGAAGAGCTCTctgctctcttctcttccccatcGCTTGCCCAAAGCTTCTCATAGTTCAGCAATTTAATGTGtttggggatttatttattttttagtagaTGTTGGTTTTGAGAATTGCAAAAATTTAGCCAACTAAGCGTGATCAGGGCCCTCTGCTCAGAACTTACGAGTGCCTCTGTCAGTTGGCTCAAAAGGAGCTCGGGCAGCCATCTCCTCCAACGCCCCTCTCCCGTTCCCACCTTGCTCTCAGCCACTCTCCTGCTTTGCGGGCACCGTCATTGCCCAGCACCCACCTGAACCTCTCCTGTTTGTGGTACAGCCTGGActccagctccagctctcccagTTTAACCACCTGCCAGAGGCATATGCTGCAACCCAAAAATCTCCCCCTTGTGGAAGCAATCTAAGAGCAAGGCAAGGGTagatgaaaaagcagcagataaatCAAGTATTTCTTAAGGTAGACTGGTGGTGTGGGACAGGGGAAGGAGCGGGACAGTAAATGTTAAGCTCTACCTCCATGGAACTGCTGAGTTGACAGGGCCCCAATTTGGGATGAGTGATGAATGAAGACTCCCAGTTTCTAACAGCTTAAAtttgagctgcagctgggaatAAATGAGAAAACAGTGCTGACTCAACAGGGACCCTTTACCTTCAGTAAGACACCATCTTTTTGAGGCAATGGACTTACTTACCACTGGATGCCTTTCCGAGCAGGTTGGATGAACGTCAGGTACAGCACAGGTACAGGTGGATCTGTCATAAGCAAGAGAATGGCCTGGAAAACCTGTTCTGTAACATGGCTCTCGtttgattcatagaatcatagaattgtctaggttggaagggacttttcagatcatcaagtccaaacatcaacctaacACTTACAAAAGCCGTCACTAAACCACGTtgctaagcaccatgtctacccgtcttttaaatacctccagggatgacgattccactacttccccgggcagcccattccaatggttgataaccctttcggtttagaaattttttctaatatccaatctaaatctcccctgggccaacttgaggccatttcctcttgtcctattgcttgttagtcaggagaagagaccgacccccacctctctgcaacctcctttcaggtagttgtagagagcaataaggtcccccctcagcctcgttctctccagactaaacaaccccagctccctcagccgctcctcataacacttgttctccagacccctcaccagcttcgttgcccttctctggactcactcatTGATTGATGGGTAGCAGACCTGAATGCTGGTGGGCATCATTTTCTGACTTCTCCCTTTGCTGACGTTCACACTCTCTTCAGAATGACTCAGCTCCATCAGCTTCCACTTATTCTGTCCATAGCATCTTAAAGTTGGTGTAACTTAAATAACTGGTATAATGAACATGGCATAAACTTGCCTCTGCTTATTAACCAAGAGTATGCAACAAAGTCATTGCAATGCAAAGACTTGCTCTATCTTCTCTCAATAAAGTTAATAACCACTTCCAACTTCTTAAGCTGATCACTGAAAAATCAGGCAAGAAAAAATTGTCAACCTATGGAAGATACTACTAATTGCACTCCCACTGCCACTGTTGGTTAATACTTAACTGACTTTTGGAAGTGTTTGGGATGATGAAAGGTACTACAAAAAAGCTAACCACTACTGCGTCATGACACGTGACAAACCCCATGCTTCTGAAAGGCTTCAATTTGCAAGCAAACCACCACAAATTGTCTTAGCTCCTCATAAAAACCAGACTGTTATTCAGAGTCAGTCACATTTGCTGCTCAGGTATGAAAGTCCTTATTTAGCTGCTGCATTTGTTTAAGTAACAGTGAGTGATATGTAGTGTTGGTGATCAACAAAAGCTCAGAATCTTCTCTGTGAGAACTCTTGTAGGACTACAGCCAACTCTAAGCATGGTATGCTTGATGTtgcaggaaaagggggaagaggggaccAACAGGGCGTTCCGCGTCTTTAAAacacacccaaacaaacaaacagaataacATTAGTCTAGAATCCTGTAAAAAGTTGAGCGTGCcactgaaaaaaagagcagtgGTGAAACTTATGCTGGGAATCCAGTCTGGGAGCGGTCAGCTTTGGTGCTACACATAGTGGGCTGCTTTGCTTTGGATGGAAGTCTAGAAATAAGCTATATGTCAGAGAGAGACATGTTCAATCAAGTAGGTTGGGCCTGAGtaacaggaaagaggaaaatctGTGTAGCAGCTTGTATCTTAATATCATAAGATGGTACCACCAGCTGCAGTCAGCGTTTGACGCTGTTCTTCAAGAGAGATGTTTGCAAAAAACTTTCAGCATCCATGCTGCAGATCCAGTGAAATGGGTGGTATATATGTATGCGACAGCCCTACCAGGTTGCTAGACAACACTTCGATGATATAAAACGTATATATAAAAAGACATTATAATATGCAGATAAtagtttttaatgctttttgcGCTAACAGCAATTTCTTGAGGCTGTTATATAGCAGTGTTAGTAGGAACAGGTTACAAACCTAAGCCAAATGCCCTGCTGGAAGGCATGCACAAGCCAGAGGAGTGAGTGATACATCGTCTGATTGGGTAAAGGACTCTGAAGCTCCTTCCTACCACCACCTGGGGAAGAGGTAATGTATCCACATAACTGGAAATTACTGCCACTATGCTTCCAAAGGGCAAGGAAAGGGAAGGCCCATTTCCACCGACCCCTTCCCAAAGGTATTTCCTTGATGACAGGAGCCTGAACgggatgtggtgcttagggatcaAACGGTTGCTAGCAAACTACAGCATAGCCTGACAGTGAAGAGAGAAGgcaattatttaattattattccttttattttcatataaattaacattctaaaaaaattgaaatagaaaCACTAAATACAGTATTGCACATAGTGATCTTTGTTAGATGATCTATTATTTCATTTAGTATAGTAATATACATACTGTAGGTACTGAAGGGAACAGGAAGGCTACAAATGAAAACATGCTACTGTATCCTCGCACTTAGGAGCAAAGTTAAGAGGAAAAGACCATTGTTTACATAAATACAAACATGGATTTGAATCAGTGCcattaaaatagctttattttttaaagttttttctatAAGTTAGTTGTAACAGCAAATAATGTCTTCTTTTCACTTCCCCAAATAGTAATGTTACTCCCATCAACACAAAATTTTAGAACTCCGTTCTTGGTAATTTATATCCCTGCCAGAAATTATTACGAGTACAGATTTTCACATAGGTTTGTCAGCAACAGGAGACTCACTTTTCACATAGTGAAAAAACCCCATCTTTTCTAGTGCTTGGTATATGTGAAGAATAACAGATTCCTGAGGTCATATTTCGCACTCCCTTTTATGACACCCTGTAGGGTATATTAGCCTCTGGACAGCTAGGAATGTCTCTTGATGTGCTAGATTAGACAGGGAATAACCCAACCCAGCAGGTTAGAGCTCATTTGCCTTAGCCCAGTGTCTTTCAGGCTCCAAGGTTGTGAGCACGTGCGTCCAAATCAGTTGCACACACTGTCTGCTTTCAGGAAAAGTGCGCTTTGAAAGAAAAACGTTATCAATCAGGCTGATTGGTTTGGGGCTCTTTAATTAGGACTGGAGGAAGGGGTTATTATCGACTGAGCAGATCAAAACTGATATATAAGTTCTGAATTGCAAATAGGAATTAAGCATGTGGTCTAAAATGGAAGCCCTAAGTCATAGATTTCAATCATTAACCTCCTAGTCAGGGACACCGAGAGCCTGGAGGAAAAGCCTGCAGCTCTGTTAAGTGTGAAATTGATGTCAACTAGTTGGTAGTCTATGTTCTGT
This window encodes:
- the GREM2 gene encoding gremlin-2 isoform X1 yields the protein MWRTQQGMIWKFALSVCLMAALVRVTDTRKNRPAGAIPSPYKDSSSNHSERRQQLNKEVLASSQEALVVTERKYLKSDWCKTQPLRQTVSEEGCISRTIINRFCYGQCNSFYIPRHVKKEEESFQSCAFCKPHKVTSSTVQLECPELDPPFRLKKIQKVKQCRCMSVNLNNSGKL
- the GREM2 gene encoding gremlin-2 isoform X2, which produces MIWKFALSVCLMAALVRVTDTRKNRPAGAIPSPYKDSSSNHSERRQQLNKEVLASSQEALVVTERKYLKSDWCKTQPLRQTVSEEGCISRTIINRFCYGQCNSFYIPRHVKKEEESFQSCAFCKPHKVTSSTVQLECPELDPPFRLKKIQKVKQCRCMSVNLNNSGKL